A single region of the Vanacampus margaritifer isolate UIUO_Vmar chromosome 13, RoL_Vmar_1.0, whole genome shotgun sequence genome encodes:
- the rab6ba gene encoding RAB6B, member RAS oncogene family a, whose amino-acid sequence MSVDSDFGNPLRKFKLVFLGEQSVGKTSLITRFMYDSFDSTYQATIGIDFLSKTMYLEDRTVRLQLWDTAGQERFRSLIPSYIRDSTVAVVVYDITNANSFQQTSKWIDDVRTERGSDVIIMLVGNKTDLADKRQIGIEEGEKRAKELSVMFIETSAKTGHNVKQLFRRVASALPGMASMQESGKEGMIDIKLDKAQEPQTSEAGCSC is encoded by the exons ATGTCGGTGGACAGCGACTTTGGGAACCCTTTAAGGAAATTCAAACTCGTCTTTTTAGGAGAGCAGAGTG TGGGAAAGACGTCGCTGATCACGCGCTTCATGTATGACAGCTTTGACAGCACgtatcag GCGACAATCGGAATTGACTTCCTGTCGAAGACCATGTACCTGGAGGACCGAACG GTGAGGTTGCAACTGTGGGACACGGCGGGACAAGAGCGCTTCAGGAGCCTCATCCCGAGCTACATACGCGACTCCACGGTGGCCGTGGTCGTCTACGACATCACAA ACGCCAATTCCTTCCAGCAGACATCCAAATGGATTGACGACGTGCGGACAGAGagaggaagtgatgtcatcatcatgcTGGTGGGCAACAAAACAGACCTGGCAGACAAGAG GCAAATCGGCATCGAGGAAGGAGAGAAGCGGGCTAAAGAGCTCAGCGTCATGTTCATCGAGACCAGCGCCAAGACGGGCCACAACGTCAAGCAG CTGTTCCGCCGCGTGGCCTCGGCGCTTCCCGGCATGGCGAGCATGCAGGAGAGCGGCAAAGAAGGCA TGATCGACATCAAGCTGGACAAAGCGCAGGAGCCGCAAACCAGCGAGGCCGGATGCTCGTGTTAA